The following coding sequences lie in one Microbacterium sp. XT11 genomic window:
- a CDS encoding GntR family transcriptional regulator, which yields MDSDRSVPLITDSPDPPTPHAEATITVTRRRPTVSVLAEDVFHGIASRIMNGDYPPGSRINDRALAAEFGISRTSVREAMQRLERIGLVRMLPSRYTTVTEITDGMARATWEFAGLYASNVVYLAFPHLDSAGRDHVLKLIDAVVAQIDSRSEWLPAQIALFGYFTDHSGNDLYRCLLGDSWYLILRNLIVLGASDDVRERFAGGLAALAAAVRDDEREAAARAAREVFFRS from the coding sequence ATGGACTCCGACCGATCGGTTCCTCTCATCACCGACAGCCCAGACCCTCCCACGCCGCATGCCGAGGCGACCATCACCGTCACGCGTCGGCGTCCCACCGTGTCTGTGCTCGCCGAGGACGTGTTCCACGGCATCGCCAGTCGCATCATGAACGGTGACTATCCGCCTGGGTCCCGTATCAACGATCGCGCTCTGGCCGCGGAGTTCGGCATCTCCCGCACATCCGTGCGGGAGGCGATGCAGCGGCTCGAGCGGATCGGACTCGTGCGGATGCTTCCGAGTCGATACACCACAGTCACCGAGATCACCGATGGGATGGCCCGAGCGACATGGGAGTTCGCCGGGCTCTATGCCAGTAACGTCGTGTACCTGGCCTTTCCACATCTCGATTCCGCCGGACGTGACCACGTCCTGAAGCTGATCGACGCCGTTGTCGCGCAGATCGACTCCCGCAGCGAATGGCTGCCCGCGCAGATCGCTCTGTTCGGCTACTTCACAGACCACAGCGGCAATGACCTCTACCGATGCCTGCTCGGAGACTCGTGGTACCTGATTCTCCGCAACTTGATCGTGCTCGGTGCGTCCGACGACGTACGGGAACGATTCGCCGGTGGTCTGGCCGCGCTCGCCGCGGCGGTTCGCGACGACGAGCGTGAAGCAGCTGCGCGGGCCGCACGTGAGGTCTTCTTCCGCTCCTGA